One window of the Colias croceus chromosome 5, ilColCroc2.1 genome contains the following:
- the LOC123691846 gene encoding exosome complex component RRP43-like: MTDIYKLIHPNKYFDDYISRNVRPDGRKFDEQRSIKLNLYAIKTSEASAVVKCGNTTVICGITLELATPKAEEPDNGFLVTNVELLPLCSSKFRPGPPSDHAQVVSNTVNDILINSKCIDLKDLCIVSDKLAWVLYCDMVCLDNDGSVVDACLTTLMASLKTLSLPTVNYDVETEDIKVDPSIRKPLKVTGLPVATSFAIYQTPQSNIVLTDPTAYEEEMCGGIGANLIVCWNQGLLCGVQKFGGGNITTEKHKDMLKVAKERSKIIEKVIDTCLNDDSNK; this comes from the exons ATGACTGATATATATAA gttAATTCatccaaataaatattttgatgattACATTTCACGAAATGTACGGCCTGATGGCAGGAAATTCGATGAACAGCGgagtattaaattaaatttatatgcaATAAAAACATCAGAAGCTTCAGCAGTTGTCAAATGTGGTAATACAACAGTGATATGTGGAATAACCTTA GAATTAGCAACACCTAAAGCAGAGGAACCAGACAATGGTTTCCTTGTTACAAATGTAGAGTTACTGCCTCTATGCTCATCAAAATTTAGACCTGGGCCGCCATCTGATCATGCACAAGTTGTTAGCAATACAGTTAAtgacatattaataaattcaaaatgtaTAGATCTGAAGGACTTATGCATAGTATCTGATAAATTAGCTTGGGTGCTATATTGTGATATGGTTTGCTTAGACAATGATGGTAGCGTTGTTGATGCTTGTTTAACTACATTAATGGCAAGTTTAAAGACAT TATCCTTGCCAACTGTAAACTATGACGTTGAAACAGAGGATATCAAAGTTGACCCCAGTATAAGAAAACCTCTCAAAGTTACTGGACTACCAGTGGCTACAAGTTTTGCGATATATCAAACACCACAGAG CAATATTGTATTGACAGACCCCACAGCATATGAAGAAGAAATGTGTGGTGGCATAGGAGCAAATCTTATAGTATGTTGGAACCAAGGGCTGCTATGTGGAGTTCAGAAGTTTGGTGGGGGAAATATTACAACAGAGAAGCATAAAGATATGTTAAAAGTAGCTAAGGAAAGAAGTAAGATTATAGAAAAAGTTATAGACACATGTTTAAATGATgattctaataaataa